The window GCTTCTCCTCGGATGGCTTCGACCGCCCGGGATCCAGCCAGCAGGACCAGCAGCAAGAGCACGAGCAGCAGCAGCACCACGTGGCGCAGCAGAGCCGACGCGACAAGATGAGGGTCCAGGGCTTCGAcccggccgccgccgctgcccacgGGCTGCTCCCTATCGATGGCGATGAGCACGTCGAGCCCGGCGCCATGTACGACCACGCGGCGGCCGCCGGCGCCTCCAACATGCTCGCCGAGATGTTCAACTTCTCCGCCCAGACGCCGTCGGGGCCTTCCGCCACCGAGCTGCTGGCCAGCCAGATGAACGCCAACTACCGCTTCGGGTTCCGGCAGCAGGCGCCGGGAGCGGTAGTAGCCGGCTTGCCCGGCGACGGCGGTTGGTTCGGCAGCGGCGGGCCTGGCCGCGCTGGCGTGGTCCTCGGCGGGGCAAACTTATTAGGTGAGACGTCCTCGCCCAAGCAACAAGCAGGCGGCATGGCGGGCCTCGCCACCGACCCGGCCGCCGCGATGCAGCTCTTCTTGATGAaccctcagcagcagcagcagcaacagtcaagGTCGTCGCCGACGTCGCCTCCGCCGTCGGACGCGCAGTCGGCTATTCAGCACCACGAGGCGTTCCAGGCGTACGGCAACGCTGCGAGCTcgttcggcggcggcggggccggcgtGGTGGAAGGccagggcctctccctctccctgtcGCCGTCGTTACAGCAGCTGGAGATGGCGAAGCGGGCCGAGGAGCTAAGGGTGAGAGACGGCGTGCTCTACTTCAaccgacagcagcagcagcagcagcagcaggccccGTCGGTGCAACAGCTCCCGATGGCATTGCACGGCCAGGTGGGCGCGATGGGGCAGCAGCTCCACGTCGGGTACGGCCCCGCCGGGGTCGCCGGCGTGCTGCGCAACTCCAAGTACACGCGCGCGGCCCAGGAGCTCCTCGACGAATTCTGCAGCGTGGGCCGCGGGCAGACTATCAAGGGAGGCGGGCGCGGCGCCGGCGGCTCCTCGTCCAACCCTAACGCGAGCAAGGGCGGGCCCTCCAGCTCCGGCGCCGCCCAGTCGCCATCGTCGGCGTCCAAGGAGCCCCCGCAGCTGTCCCCCGccgaccggttcgagcagcagcgcAAGAAGGCCAAGCTCATCTCCATGCTTGACGAGGCACGTACCCACAAACACATTCCACGCACTCCTCCCTTTCGATCCCTCTGTCTTTCTCATGCATGCATGGCGGCGTCCAACTAGCAGCTAGTTCCGgccggcgcggcggcatggcgccGGCAAAGTTTAGGTAGGTTGAAGTGCAACAGACAGTAGGTGGCTGGCCGGTAGGGCTGGCTAGCCAGTACGGCCGCCCAGCTGCTTCAGAACCAACGAACGAGCGAACTGGCTCCTGTTTTTTTTACCACCAGCTCAGTCACTCACTCGGACCGGGACGTGGCATGCACAGCGAGGCGGCGGCCAATGGCAGCGCAGGCTGGGGCAGCCAGAGGTAGCGAGCTTTTGGGTGGATCGTCACGACGCAAACTCCAAGGGCGATATGAGTCTCCAATCATAGTAACATCCATCCGTCCCACGATCCGATTTCTTTCTTTTTGTGCGGTTGTTGGTGCCGCAATGCCGTGATAGCAGCTGTTGCCGCAGCATTCAGCGCCTCCATTTCTTTATGCTTGCTTGCATGGACTCTCTCTTTCCATATCTCTTCCCCCGCAAAGGGAAAGAGAGTACGGCCACCCGTTGGGATTATTATATTTCCATCCTTCTCCGCACACGCATTTGGACTACGATTTGTGTCACGTCACCACGTCAAATTTCCCCATATAATATCATGTGCTACTACTCTAGTCTCTTTAGTAGCTAGTGTGTGTGAAAGTTCATGATTCTAATCGAGTAGTAGCAAATATATCTGGCTAGTATATGTACATGATCGATGTAGTACTTATAAGCGATTGGACAAACTGGCTGGAGAAAGATAGGTGCATGCGTTGGCTCAGGTAGATTTGTGTGGGAGCTGTTAGAATTTGGCACAGTGAGCATGTACGAGAGGTAGcactcacatgtgtgtccccggATACTATAAATTACTACTCCTGCTACATAATTGGAAAGAGAGATCGGCGATCAACAGCA is drawn from Triticum dicoccoides isolate Atlit2015 ecotype Zavitan chromosome 4A, WEW_v2.0, whole genome shotgun sequence and contains these coding sequences:
- the LOC119286766 gene encoding BEL1-like homeodomain protein 4, with translation MGIAAPPCQQTTTQHVGAPRSSAAIYDGRPATATSMSHSQGFHQGSSGVYGFSSDGFDRPGSSQQDQQQEHEQQQHHVAQQSRRDKMRVQGFDPAAAAAHGLLPIDGDEHVEPGAMYDHAAAAGASNMLAEMFNFSAQTPSGPSATELLASQMNANYRFGFRQQAPGAVVAGLPGDGGWFGSGGPGRAGVVLGGANLLGETSSPKQQAGGMAGLATDPAAAMQLFLMNPQQQQQQQSRSSPTSPPPSDAQSAIQHHEAFQAYGNAASSFGGGGAGVVEGQGLSLSLSPSLQQLEMAKRAEELRVRDGVLYFNRQQQQQQQQAPSVQQLPMALHGQVGAMGQQLHVGYGPAGVAGVLRNSKYTRAAQELLDEFCSVGRGQTIKGGGRGAGGSSSNPNASKGGPSSSGAAQSPSSASKEPPQLSPADRFEQQRKKAKLISMLDEVDRRYNHYCDQMQMVVNFFDSVMGFGAATPYTALAQKAMSRHFRCLKDAIAAQLRHTCELLGEKDAGTSSGLTKGETPRLRAIDQSLRQQRAFHHMGMMEQEAWRPQRGLPERSVSILRSWLFEHFLHPYPSDADKHLLARQTGLSRNQVSNWFINARVRLWKPMIEEMYQQETKELEGSSAGGGGGGPESGNDPSGADDLHSPTTTGAQQHPQQQVVMQHGSGRYGQQEHGISGVHPHKLDPGAGPSVADAAFVGLDPAELLGGDAHVGAADDLYGRFEPGVRMRYGPATTGAVSGDVSLTLGLQHAGAGNQGPDGSGRFSLRDYSGC